GACAAGATACTTGAAGACTCCAATAATACTACCGCTACCATGATTGAACTCTATCGTCTCATTCAAAATTCTGAGGGGAGAAGGGACAGTGCGGTAAAATCTAATAGCGGTAGCTCCTGCTGCTTACGGGATTTATTTGGTTTTATTTTTGTCGAAATGCTAAACAACATCGCTTTTGGAAGAGGGAATCCAAACTTGGTAGATAAAGTTGTTAAAGCAACTAACGGTGACACACTTGATATTAGAACTAGAATTTATAGGTTGGCAATTAACAGAGACCTTCTGCCGAAGGACATAATCAAATTGATTGACCCAAAAACTCCGGTTGTTAATCTTCCCCCGTTGGTCCGAGATATCCTATCGGAACAATTCAGCAAAAATGTTTTGAAAGACTACCAGTCGTTTATCGACAATATCCGAATTGACGGTAAAGCGGCATTTGACAGAATAATCGAGACGCATCTCAGGCTGGTGCACAAAAATGCCAGATTTATTGCCACTAAGGTTAGTAGTCTGCCTATTGATGATCTTATCCAAGAAGGTAGTATTGGTCTAATGAAAGCAGCTGAGCATTTTGATCCAGCTTATGGCCACAGATTTATGTCTTACGCCCCTTACTGGATTCAGCAAACCGCAGATAGAGCCATTTCAGACCAAGGCAGGACTATCCGCATCCCGGTACACAGGGTTGAGTCTATCAACAAACTGCTTAGAGTAAAGAGTCTCCTAAAACAAGCATCTGACCAAGAACCTACCTTAGAGGAAATCGGCGAAGCAATGGATTTGTCTTTAGCCCAGGTTAATAAAATAATAGCGTTAACACAGATGCAAGTATCGTTAGCACCAATAGCTGAAGAAGACAGTTACCTGGGCGATTCTATCGTGGACCTCACAACTCGATCCCCATTTGATGCCATCTGCAAACAGTTGCTCAAAGAGCAAATCGAAGAGGCGCTGACCGCCCTGACTCCCCGCGAGCAGCGGGTGATTCGCTTAAGATTTGGACTTGATGATGACCAGGGCCGCACCCTAGAGGAAGTGGCGCAAGAGTTTAACTTAACCAGAGAACGTATACGCCAGATTGAAGTTAATGCAATAAGAAAACTTAGCCATCCAGTCAGGATTGGGAAGCTAAGAGACTGCCTATAGTACGATGATAATTCTAACTTAATCATCAGCAATACTATGGGAAATATAATTATGAAGGGACATGTCCGTGAAAGGGCAGGTCCGTTGGCAAATCATCAGGCTCGTGCTAAAATGGCAATTCAAGAAATACCTAATACACTTAGACCGTATCAGCAAGAAGGCGTCTACTTCCTCTTAAAAGAGGAGGCTTGCTTGTTGGCGGATGAAATGGGTCTCGGGAAAACTGTTCAAGTAGCTGTGGCCTTATCCTTGTTAATCCCCAAGAGTAGATTCGGGAGAGCACTGATTATTGTCCCCGCCGCACTGCGGATTAACTGGGAAAAAGAAATCGATAGGTGGGCACCAAATCTATCGGTGCGTAGGCTTCTGGGTGATAAAGATGAGAGGTTTGCTAACTATAGTTTACCGATTAATATATTAATCGCATCTTATGACCAAATTAGACAGGACATCCTCCCACTAAGCAATATGGTTCATTTCGATATTGTGGTTTTGGATGAAGCGCAAAAGGTAAAGAACATCAATTCCGATATATCATTGTCAGTAAGGCTTTTGAAACGTGACAGGTCTTGGGCGATAACTGGTACACCTGTTGAAAATAGTGTAAATGATCTTCTTGCAATATTTAGATTCATTAAGTTAGATCTTCTGCGTCAGACAATGAACAAGATAGAAATACACAAATTGATGCAACCCCACTTCATGCGAAGGCGGAAGGCGGATGTGCTACCTGAGATGCCGCCGATAATATTGCAGGACGTCCCTCTTGAGCTATCGCCCCAACAAAGAAAAACATATATGTCTGTCTGGAATAATCGTAGCGAATTGATCAGGAAAGGAAAAAGCCGCATATCAAATACTGCTATTTTTTCCGTTATCACTAAGCTCAAACAAATTTGCAACTACGATGTTGAGAGTGGAGAATCCTCAAAAATGGAAGCCCTGAGACTAGTCGTTGATAATTTAGTGGGCAAGGAAGACAAGATTATCATCTTTTCCCAGTACGTGGAAACGCTGAAACAGATATCCGCACACTTGAAGGATAAAATTGTGCACGAAATCTATCACGGTGGATTGTCTGAAGATGCTAGAAATCTGATAATTGAGAGATTTCGGAGTGGGGAAGGCCCTAGGGCTATTCTGATGTCTCTCAAAGCTGGTGGAATAGGTCTGAATCTACAGGAGGCAAGTACAGTCGTTTTGTTTGACCGATGGTGGAATCCAGCTTTAGAGGACCAGGCGATAAATAGGGCGCATAGGTTTAATAGGATAAATGTACTGCATGTGTTCCGATTTACCGTAGTTGATTCGATAGAAGAGAGAATTGTCCGTATTCTTAGTGAGAAAAAGATTCTCTTTGAACAATATGTGAATCAAGCAGAAATTGCGGTCATCCCCAAGTTAGACTTAAATGACTTGATGAAAATAATCGATTTACACACTGAATAATCTGTAGTATACTTTATTGTTAATAACGATAAAAATAGATAGGAGGAACGGCTATGGCATTCGATTACGAGGTTTTAGCGATTAAAAGAGTACCTCTTAAGGATCTGGTACTAGGTAAAGGACAGGTACGCAAAACTCAAGTGTCAAGAGACATAAGCGAATTGGCCGACAGTATAAAGGTCGTGGGACAGCTGCAACCAATTGTCATATGCGAGTCTTCTGTTCAACCTGGTAAGTTTGAGATCTTGACCGGACAAAGACGCTATTTAGCATGTAAGGAAATAGGGCAAGAGGACATATGGGCAATGATACTGGATCGCCCTATACCAGAGCTAGAGGCAAAGGTAATATCATTCACCGAGAACCTGATTAAACGTGACCCTAACAAAGCGGACTACACCGATATGTGCAACCATTTATATAAGATTTACGGCAACGTAAAAATAATAGCAGAAAAAACAGGATTGCCCGGCAGTAAAGTAAGAGAATATCTAAAATACACATCATTATGTCCGGAACTTAAAGCAATGGTGGACAAAGGTGGTGGGGCCGGCGGCGTAGACCAGAAGACAGCGTTGCGGGTTCAAATAGCCCTAGAGAAGACCGGCGAAGTCGACCCCAAAATAGCAGTTGCTTTGGCACAAAAAATGAGAGGCATGATCGGAGCGCAACAACAAGAAGTGGTGGAGCAGGTTGAGGTAGGAGGTGTTACGACTGTTGAGGAGGCCGAGGAGATTGCCAAGGCCGCCAAAAAGCGCAAGCAGTATGTGAAATTAATAGTCCAGTTGGCTGAATCCCAAAATAAGGCGCTGAATAAATATGCTCAGCGAGAAGGAATGAAACGGGAGGATGCGGCTCAATCGTTAATTACGGAAGCCCTTGACGGAATGGGCTTACTAGAGGAAGAGGAATGAAGGGTATTTCCTCAGAAAACCAGCGTGATTTAATACTATCTGTTGGTGTTCACAAAGGTGAAAGACTGCTATCGCCAATGGAAGTTGCTGAGCTTCTTAAGAAAGTAGTTGATGCAGGGACAACAATTAAGGAACTATCCGGCGAAATAATGTTGGATAGCACAATGATAGCTCGCTTTCTACGATTGTCAAACTTGAGTTCAGAAATACAGCACTTAGTTGGCTGGGGTGGAAAATCCAAAATATCTTTTTCGACAGCCTCGGAGATTGCTCGTACTAAGACCATCGATGAGCAGAATTTTCTGGGAAGAGCGACAATTGAAAATAACCTGTCCAAGAAAGAAGCCATTCAGATAATCGAAACAAGGACCAAATTCGGCAGACCTATTAGTGATTGCGTTGAAGAAATCATTAAAATGCGCCCGCAAATCATCAGGCGGTACCTATTTATTGGTGGGGTACGGTCATCAGAAGTGCGGGGCCAATTGGCTAATATGACACAAAGAGAACGGGATTTCTTATTCGGAGAAGTAATCAGGTCAGTCCTACCCGGTCTACCTTCCTGCGAGGGACAGCTCGGAAAAAGCAGATTTTCCATAGTTGGGAACGAGGACTTAGACCAGGCTTTAAGCAGACTTACATCGGATTTTGAATCTATCATTAACAAGTATCTTGAATTGAGGATTCACCAAAATGGATGATTCCCAGATCGGCATGTCCTGCAACGGTGCGATTAAGCTCGGCCGAGATGTCACCTGTGACGGTTTTGTTGCCGGGTACAAATATCGTGTTCAGACACACATCCATGAAGATCATATGTGTCAATTTGATTGTAGCAAGGGTTTTCAAACCATTATCATGAGTGAAGCTACCAAATCATTTCTGGAATTACGACATTTGGACATAACGGCTAGGGAAAATGTAGTTTCGCTTCCTATCGACGGAACCCATATAAATAACGGTATTGAAATTCAACTTCTGTCCAGTGGCCATATGTTAGGTGCAGTACAAGTAGAAGTAACTACTTCAACTGGCGATAGACTTGGCTACTCCGGTGATTTCAGTTGGCCACTTGAGAGAGTGATTCAAGTAGAAAGTCTTGTTCTGGATAGCACCTATGGTGACCCAAGATCAATACGCCATTATTCCCAAGAGGACGCAAACGACTATTTTAAAGAAATCATACTACGGCGAATAAAGCGGGGCCCAATTATTATTAAAGGCCATCGGGGTACACTTTATCGCGCATTTGAACTTCTAAATGAACTGGTTCCAAACCCAGTCATTGCCAATAAGAAAAAAATCGAAGAGGCAAAAGTGTGCGAAAAACAAGGGTATTGTGTTTGCTCGATGTATGACTTGGATTTACCAGATGTAAAAAAAATGAAGAGGGAAGAAACCTATATAGGATTGTACTACATGGGGGAGCAAATTCCATACGACCGCCGAGACGTCACAGTGATTAACTTAACTGCCCATTGGGTGCATGGAATAGAACCATTTCTAGAGATTTCCGATACATCCTACCAAATTGCCGTGTCAGACCATGCTGATTTCAACGAGACATTAGAATATGTGAGAGCAACAGGTGCAAAAGTAGTATTGACGGATAGTCTCCGTAGCAACCACGCAAAAGAACTAGCTAGTGCCATAAGAAGGTCACTAGGAATCAACGCTAAAGCAGCCAAACCGATATACAGTAGAGAGTGGGGTGTATAGATCGCTTGTTTTCCTATGTACCTGATTCAATCATATCTGATTCTTGTTTCACAGGACGTGCATGGAAGTAAAGGATTAAAAAAATCGCTATTGAACTTTGATGGTTTCGTAAAAAGTCATGAAGTGTACCGTTTGTCATGCTGAACTTGTTTCAGCATCTAATCATTTCAGTGAGTTAGAGACCCTGAAATAAATTCAGGGTGACAAAAAAGACTTTTTACGAGTCTGTCAACTTTCATGGTCAGTCAATAATAATGGCACAGAACCCAGAAATTTATCCCCAAAGGGAATATCTTGAGTGGCATTACAAAAAGGTCCTTAAAAGACCAGAAAGGCACCTTTCTGATAATTTATTTAAATGAACGTGCATAAAAACTCTTACTATTACTTGTATTACAGAATATTTGTTAAATCCCTTAAGCTTTTTAATCGAACATATAGTAGTTCAATTCCCCTATTAACATGCGCTAAAAAATATTCAGGTA
This sequence is a window from Syntrophales bacterium. Protein-coding genes within it:
- a CDS encoding sigma-70 family RNA polymerase sigma factor, whose product is MKTIAHKVPGVGRIFSEIVEDIVKSVDLVVLLRKLSDLDRLGDKILEDSNNTTATMIELYRLIQNSEGRRDSAVKSNSGSSCCLRDLFGFIFVEMLNNIAFGRGNPNLVDKVVKATNGDTLDIRTRIYRLAINRDLLPKDIIKLIDPKTPVVNLPPLVRDILSEQFSKNVLKDYQSFIDNIRIDGKAAFDRIIETHLRLVHKNARFIATKVSSLPIDDLIQEGSIGLMKAAEHFDPAYGHRFMSYAPYWIQQTADRAISDQGRTIRIPVHRVESINKLLRVKSLLKQASDQEPTLEEIGEAMDLSLAQVNKIIALTQMQVSLAPIAEEDSYLGDSIVDLTTRSPFDAICKQLLKEQIEEALTALTPREQRVIRLRFGLDDDQGRTLEEVAQEFNLTRERIRQIEVNAIRKLSHPVRIGKLRDCL
- a CDS encoding DEAD/DEAH box helicase; the protein is MGNIIMKGHVRERAGPLANHQARAKMAIQEIPNTLRPYQQEGVYFLLKEEACLLADEMGLGKTVQVAVALSLLIPKSRFGRALIIVPAALRINWEKEIDRWAPNLSVRRLLGDKDERFANYSLPINILIASYDQIRQDILPLSNMVHFDIVVLDEAQKVKNINSDISLSVRLLKRDRSWAITGTPVENSVNDLLAIFRFIKLDLLRQTMNKIEIHKLMQPHFMRRRKADVLPEMPPIILQDVPLELSPQQRKTYMSVWNNRSELIRKGKSRISNTAIFSVITKLKQICNYDVESGESSKMEALRLVVDNLVGKEDKIIIFSQYVETLKQISAHLKDKIVHEIYHGGLSEDARNLIIERFRSGEGPRAILMSLKAGGIGLNLQEASTVVLFDRWWNPALEDQAINRAHRFNRINVLHVFRFTVVDSIEERIVRILSEKKILFEQYVNQAEIAVIPKLDLNDLMKIIDLHTE
- a CDS encoding ParB/RepB/Spo0J family partition protein gives rise to the protein MAFDYEVLAIKRVPLKDLVLGKGQVRKTQVSRDISELADSIKVVGQLQPIVICESSVQPGKFEILTGQRRYLACKEIGQEDIWAMILDRPIPELEAKVISFTENLIKRDPNKADYTDMCNHLYKIYGNVKIIAEKTGLPGSKVREYLKYTSLCPELKAMVDKGGGAGGVDQKTALRVQIALEKTGEVDPKIAVALAQKMRGMIGAQQQEVVEQVEVGGVTTVEEAEEIAKAAKKRKQYVKLIVQLAESQNKALNKYAQREGMKREDAAQSLITEALDGMGLLEEEE